A single genomic interval of Desulfitibacter alkalitolerans DSM 16504 harbors:
- a CDS encoding sigma-70 family RNA polymerase sigma factor, whose protein sequence is MSSHNNCAIYKAQNGNEVEREALLLKNMEFVKRVGSKVCGRRLDNHDDEMSICLIAFNQALDSYKHETNVPFKSYASVVIRNKLIDYMRKENRHRHLPLEINSDSFEEDTYSPAEIREAVKIFQIQSDEAIRKQEIIQFGDVLKRFDISWDDLIKHCPKHQRKRSLCLKAAAILANDNDLWEYFWRNKMLPIKRLTEELDVSRKTVERSRKYIAATSVLIRFKEEFNLLYAYIKDELEGGDIA, encoded by the coding sequence ATGAGTTCCCATAATAACTGTGCAATATATAAGGCTCAAAATGGAAACGAGGTAGAAAGGGAAGCCCTGCTTCTTAAAAATATGGAATTTGTAAAAAGAGTGGGCAGCAAGGTATGTGGTAGACGACTTGATAATCATGACGATGAAATGAGTATTTGCTTAATAGCTTTTAACCAGGCCCTGGATAGCTACAAGCACGAAACAAATGTCCCATTTAAAAGCTATGCCTCAGTAGTGATCAGGAATAAGCTAATAGATTATATGAGAAAGGAAAATAGACACAGGCACCTTCCTTTGGAAATAAACAGTGATAGCTTTGAGGAAGATACATATAGTCCAGCAGAGATTCGAGAAGCGGTAAAGATATTTCAAATCCAATCAGATGAAGCTATAAGAAAGCAAGAAATAATCCAATTTGGGGATGTACTTAAAAGGTTTGATATTTCATGGGATGATTTAATTAAGCATTGTCCAAAGCATCAAAGGAAAAGGAGCTTATGCCTTAAAGCAGCAGCTATCCTTGCTAATGATAATGACCTTTGGGAATATTTCTGGCGGAATAAGATGCTGCCGATTAAAAGATTGACAGAGGAATTAGATGTCAGCAGAAAAACTGTAGAGCGCAGCCGCAAATACATTGCAGCTACTTCTGTTTTGATACGGTTTAAAGAAGAGTTTAATTTGCTATATGCATACATAAAGGATGAACTGGAAGGGGGTGACATAGCGTGA
- a CDS encoding metalloprotease family protein: MHLKKEIATVNTSATIILGFLLMLTGLASPWLFQRWMPAGSPHMYSYSALFVAGSLGIGAGLFFHEYYRHLMSKLLGLDSILIKNFGIKAVVTNYIVKWQAISITLAPFTDLTLIALLIMALTKSWLVTTGVITFLTINLMLSARDIITCLLIYKYAGSTDAILFTQEGFQVWTVKSSD; this comes from the coding sequence ATGCACCTAAAAAAAGAAATAGCTACAGTCAATACATCTGCAACAATAATTCTTGGCTTTTTACTAATGCTCACGGGGTTAGCTTCTCCCTGGTTGTTTCAAAGATGGATGCCAGCTGGGTCTCCACATATGTATTCCTATAGTGCACTATTTGTTGCAGGTTCTTTAGGTATTGGGGCGGGACTATTTTTTCACGAGTACTACAGGCATCTTATGTCAAAACTGCTGGGTTTAGATAGCATTTTAATAAAAAATTTTGGGATAAAAGCAGTAGTTACAAACTATATAGTTAAATGGCAGGCTATTAGCATAACCCTGGCACCCTTTACGGATTTAACTTTAATAGCACTTTTAATCATGGCTTTAACTAAATCCTGGCTTGTAACAACAGGAGTGATAACCTTTTTAACAATTAACTTAATGCTATCTGCAAGGGATATAATTACCTGTCTCTTAATCTATAAATATGCAGGTTCAACAGATGCCATTTTATTTACCCAAGAAGGATTTCAAGTTTGGACAGTAAAAAGTAGTGATTAG
- a CDS encoding ferritin-like domain-containing protein — MDIYRTNFRPTDYIRSTENQHVSLEFAGKIKKIPGDELKSMALYLQAAYAIASNTYSLDYLGRPEDMQHQLICHAIHEMRHIEIIGIILCKTGHNPQLKTTGFELSKSYKELFTMIFQSEQAGIESLSEMVDITNDKEIKLILLNQIREEQDHLDMVKQMSQILEKAGLMDTLLPLPQGAGPVAYDINMLQDAFELEIPSIVTLIYGSIHLGMDMSVAPRLRVLSIEDMQHLNRIAQDIITLGGRPVVTHESLNKGPMLVDTAQIINHAIENKQQKIKQYNQFSQMLKSKGAARTLLDISVKERESIRVLEGISNSLAKIEPVH; from the coding sequence TTGGATATCTATAGAACAAATTTCAGGCCAACAGATTATATCAGATCCACTGAAAACCAACATGTTTCTCTAGAATTTGCTGGAAAAATTAAAAAAATACCTGGGGATGAGCTTAAGAGCATGGCCTTGTACCTGCAGGCTGCCTATGCAATTGCCAGTAACACCTATTCTCTAGATTACTTGGGTCGCCCAGAGGATATGCAGCATCAACTGATTTGTCATGCAATCCATGAAATGCGGCATATAGAAATTATTGGAATAATCCTATGCAAAACTGGTCACAACCCCCAACTTAAAACCACTGGTTTTGAGCTTTCAAAAAGCTACAAAGAGTTGTTCACCATGATTTTCCAGAGCGAACAGGCTGGCATCGAAAGCCTTTCAGAGATGGTGGATATTACAAATGATAAGGAAATTAAGTTAATACTGTTAAATCAAATAAGAGAAGAACAGGACCACCTGGATATGGTAAAGCAAATGTCGCAGATTTTAGAGAAGGCTGGGCTAATGGATACCCTCCTTCCCTTACCCCAGGGGGCTGGGCCTGTTGCCTATGACATTAATATGTTACAAGATGCCTTTGAATTGGAGATTCCATCAATAGTGACCCTCATTTATGGTTCAATTCACCTGGGGATGGATATGTCTGTAGCCCCCAGGCTGAGGGTCCTGTCAATAGAAGACATGCAGCATTTGAATAGGATTGCCCAGGATATAATAACCCTTGGTGGAAGACCAGTAGTTACCCATGAAAGCTTAAATAAAGGACCCATGTTAGTCGATACTGCTCAGATTATAAATCATGCAATTGAGAACAAGCAGCAGAAAATAAAACAATATAATCAGTTTAGTCAGATGTTAAAATCTAAAGGTGCAGCAAGGACATTATTAGATATATCTGTAAAGGAAAGGGAAAGCATAAGGGTTTTAGAAGGAATTTCCAATTCATTGGCAAAGATAGAACCGGTACATTAA
- a CDS encoding cupin domain-containing protein has product MVKTVDIKNVEWQPHPNTKCVKTYLKPLLTTADDLNLRTSLMKVEPGGMIPPHTHETLEFFYFLEGEGVMIKGDLEEKTAPGHAVNIPLGVTHGLRNETKHDLIFISCFAPGDKK; this is encoded by the coding sequence ATGGTAAAAACTGTTGATATTAAAAATGTGGAATGGCAGCCCCACCCCAATACCAAGTGTGTAAAAACATACCTTAAGCCTCTTTTAACAACAGCTGATGATCTAAACCTAAGGACATCTTTAATGAAAGTAGAGCCAGGCGGGATGATCCCACCTCATACCCATGAAACCCTTGAATTCTTTTATTTTCTAGAAGGTGAGGGAGTAATGATCAAGGGAGACTTGGAGGAAAAAACAGCTCCCGGGCATGCAGTTAATATCCCCCTTGGAGTTACCCATGGGTTAAGAAATGAAACAAAACATGACTTAATATTTATCTCATGCTTTGCCCCAGGGGATAAAAAATAA
- a CDS encoding spore coat protein translates to MLTDKDMAMDALESKKAFISELTKAAMECSNPSLKNTIIQMRNRCEQSQQEIAQIAQSKGWYMPSVPADHSDIRRVQSFFNQPMQQMPSPHMGSQWQQQQQQPYGSPTRFQ, encoded by the coding sequence ATGCTAACAGATAAGGACATGGCAATGGATGCATTAGAATCAAAAAAGGCGTTTATTAGTGAGCTTACTAAAGCAGCTATGGAGTGTTCAAACCCCTCACTAAAAAATACAATTATCCAAATGAGAAATCGCTGCGAACAATCACAGCAGGAAATTGCTCAAATAGCCCAGAGTAAAGGCTGGTACATGCCTTCAGTACCTGCTGATCATTCGGATATTAGAAGGGTTCAGTCCTTCTTTAATCAACCCATGCAGCAAATGCCTTCACCACATATGGGAAGCCAGTGGCAGCAGCAACAGCAGCAGCCATACGGCAGCCCAACCAGGTTTCAGTAG
- a CDS encoding DUF1540 domain-containing protein: MQGRVDKSNPIGRVKCVVNTCQYYESGDRCVASAIEIQGPNARNTDNTDCATFSPRH, translated from the coding sequence ATGCAAGGTCGTGTTGATAAATCAAACCCAATAGGTAGGGTTAAGTGTGTAGTTAATACTTGTCAATACTATGAAAGCGGAGACCGCTGTGTAGCTTCAGCTATTGAAATTCAGGGCCCAAATGCCAGGAATACTGATAATACAGACTGTGCAACCTTTTCACCAAGGCATTAA
- a CDS encoding MFS transporter, whose amino-acid sequence MKEGIQPAKAALWTKDFCLICLANLLLFAGFQILMPTLPLYVETLGGGRIAVGIVGGIFAISAIIVRPIAGKLLDQGSRKNIFIIGLFISLIAIIGYQWAGGLVLLLIFRLIHGIGFGMATTSAGTIATDLIPSKRLGEGMGYYGLTNSFSMAVAPAIGLLVLFNSNFSILFLVSAVLSILALLTSYTITCPDFERADRNREYKYLEPAAFLPSLVMLFTIMPFGAVVSFISLYSIERGIDNIGFFFTAYALALAVTRPSSGILADKYGYRRVVVPGTLCMAVAMYLISIAANPFLFAAAAVVFGLGIGFVMPSMQALTVRNVPPNRRGAANGTFFSSFDIGIGLGSLIWGITAHYFGYSFMYTMTIIPIIIGLAIFLKYYKKA is encoded by the coding sequence ATGAAGGAAGGAATTCAGCCTGCCAAGGCAGCTTTATGGACAAAGGATTTTTGCTTAATATGCCTGGCCAACCTTTTATTATTTGCAGGCTTTCAAATTCTGATGCCAACCCTGCCCCTTTATGTAGAAACCCTTGGTGGGGGCAGGATAGCCGTTGGTATTGTTGGTGGAATTTTTGCCATATCTGCAATTATTGTCAGGCCTATAGCAGGTAAGCTCCTGGACCAGGGCAGCAGAAAAAATATATTTATAATAGGACTTTTTATTTCGTTGATAGCTATCATTGGCTATCAATGGGCAGGTGGGTTGGTACTTCTGTTGATATTTAGATTGATTCACGGAATAGGCTTTGGAATGGCTACTACCTCAGCTGGAACCATTGCTACTGACCTGATACCTTCAAAGAGATTAGGTGAGGGCATGGGGTACTATGGTCTTACAAATTCCTTTTCAATGGCAGTAGCCCCGGCAATAGGCCTGTTGGTGCTATTTAATTCAAACTTTAGTATTCTTTTTCTAGTGTCTGCTGTGCTAAGCATCCTGGCCCTGCTTACCAGCTATACCATAACCTGTCCTGACTTTGAAAGGGCTGATAGAAACAGGGAGTACAAGTACCTTGAACCAGCAGCTTTTTTGCCCAGCCTTGTTATGCTATTTACCATCATGCCATTTGGTGCAGTAGTATCATTTATTTCTTTATATTCTATTGAAAGGGGTATAGATAATATAGGGTTTTTCTTTACAGCATACGCCCTGGCCCTGGCAGTTACCAGACCCTCAAGTGGTATCCTGGCAGACAAATATGGGTACCGTAGGGTTGTAGTGCCTGGAACCCTTTGTATGGCTGTAGCCATGTACCTTATCAGCATTGCAGCAAATCCTTTTTTATTTGCAGCTGCTGCAGTTGTTTTTGGACTGGGAATAGGTTTTGTTATGCCCAGCATGCAGGCTCTTACTGTTAGAAATGTTCCCCCAAACAGACGGGGTGCAGCCAATGGAACCTTTTTTTCCTCCTTTGATATAGGTATTGGATTAGGCTCTTTAATCTGGGGAATTACTGCCCACTACTTTGGCTACTCGTTTATGTATACCATGACCATAATACCCATAATAATAGGCCTTGCCATCTTTCTAAAATATTATAAAAAGGCATGA
- a CDS encoding MFS transporter, with the protein MHILKIVLISLGHMVTDISQGAIPLFLPYLKDAFDLSYFAVGLILLFSSISSSIIQPLFGFVSDRYQCLWMLPAGCFLAMTGVALIGFVPNYYLLLVVVTFSGLGVAAYHPEASKAVFYLSGSKKATAMSVFSLGGNFGFALGPIIAAFFLGVYGLQGSGGFLPLGLLMGGVLFVLLPKISLQVAENKEMHTNGKKNAAGARFIITLPIVLLMLIVTIRSWVHMGLMMNIPLYYIDYLQMDTAFGSSLLTIFLMLGAVGTLLGGPLADRLGLKAILYFSFISAVPLMYFLFNSSGIFTFIWTGLIGASIICTFSVTTVYAQKLMPENIGLASGLVLGFAIGTGGIGTTLLGLIADNFGLMMAINILIILPLIGVALIKLLPPPDEASEEA; encoded by the coding sequence TTGCATATCCTGAAAATAGTTTTAATAAGCTTGGGACATATGGTTACAGATATTTCACAGGGGGCTATTCCCCTGTTTCTTCCTTATTTAAAGGATGCATTTGACCTTAGCTACTTTGCTGTTGGGTTAATACTTCTTTTTAGTTCAATATCATCTTCAATTATACAACCCCTGTTTGGATTTGTAAGTGACCGTTACCAATGTCTATGGATGCTGCCGGCAGGATGCTTCTTGGCCATGACTGGAGTTGCATTAATTGGCTTTGTGCCAAATTATTATCTGCTCCTTGTAGTCGTCACCTTTTCGGGGTTGGGGGTAGCGGCATACCATCCTGAAGCCTCCAAAGCAGTTTTTTATTTAAGTGGAAGCAAAAAGGCAACAGCAATGTCTGTCTTTTCACTTGGAGGAAACTTCGGTTTTGCACTGGGCCCAATTATAGCTGCCTTTTTTTTGGGTGTATACGGGTTACAGGGCAGCGGCGGATTTCTGCCCCTGGGGTTATTAATGGGTGGAGTACTATTTGTTCTGCTGCCCAAGATATCTTTACAAGTAGCCGAAAATAAAGAGATGCATACCAATGGAAAGAAAAATGCTGCCGGGGCTAGATTTATAATTACTCTTCCCATTGTTTTGCTGATGCTAATAGTTACCATTCGTTCATGGGTGCATATGGGATTGATGATGAACATACCTTTGTATTATATTGATTATCTGCAGATGGATACAGCCTTTGGCAGCTCTCTTTTAACTATTTTTTTAATGCTTGGGGCAGTAGGAACTTTGCTGGGAGGGCCTCTAGCTGATAGGCTAGGGTTAAAGGCCATTCTCTACTTTTCCTTTATTTCAGCAGTCCCCCTTATGTACTTTCTCTTTAATTCTAGTGGTATTTTCACATTTATATGGACCGGACTTATAGGAGCAAGTATTATCTGTACTTTTTCAGTTACCACAGTATATGCACAAAAGCTAATGCCTGAAAATATTGGCCTGGCTTCTGGTTTGGTGCTGGGCTTTGCTATTGGTACCGGGGGAATTGGCACAACCCTTTTGGGCTTAATTGCAGATAATTTTGGGCTAATGATGGCAATTAACATTTTAATTATCTTGCCCCTTATAGGAGTTGCATTAATTAAGCTCCTGCCGCCTCCAGATGAAGCCAGTGAAGAGGCTTAA
- a CDS encoding sigma-54 interaction domain-containing protein translates to MNNPLPKIDEIFFPVFFQKMLDIIDDCVFVIDHNGKIVLFNDANERLDNLKREQVLGKHLTEVYQLDEHSSISLQVLNTKKPVVDKYQYYVTLAGYQVSAISSAYPILNNANKLIGVIVTTKNITKFKQMLDFHKKLANPGEQCLPTIKQYSFHDIIGESPLIKMSIAIAEKAAQTNSPILVYGETGTGKELFVQSIHNTSNANEPIVSLNCAAVPENLLEGLLFGTARGAFTGAVDQPGLFEEASKGTLFLDELNSMSTNLQSKLLRAVETGRIRRVGETKERVANPRIISALNLPPLEAIDRNLLRKDLFYRLGVIMIKLPALRERKEDLPLLVQHFIQKYNYTFKRNVRQIDNDVLELFKNYHWPGNVRELEHTIEYAMNLIGSDNVIKQIHLPPIILDQINSSDPLEVETLIASSSNHNQNLKSLIASFERTIIENMLEETRGNVSAAAKRLGLNRQSLDYKVKKYGI, encoded by the coding sequence ATGAATAATCCTTTACCTAAAATTGATGAAATTTTCTTTCCTGTATTCTTTCAGAAAATGCTGGATATTATTGATGATTGTGTATTTGTCATAGACCATAATGGGAAAATTGTCTTATTCAATGACGCTAATGAACGATTAGATAATCTTAAACGGGAACAAGTTCTGGGAAAGCATCTTACTGAGGTGTACCAGCTTGATGAGCATTCAAGTATCAGCCTTCAGGTATTAAACACTAAAAAACCAGTTGTTGACAAATACCAGTATTATGTTACTCTGGCAGGCTATCAGGTTTCAGCCATCAGCAGTGCTTACCCTATTTTAAATAATGCTAATAAGCTTATTGGTGTTATCGTTACCACCAAAAACATTACCAAGTTCAAGCAAATGTTGGATTTTCACAAAAAACTTGCAAACCCGGGCGAGCAATGCTTACCTACAATAAAGCAGTATTCATTCCATGATATTATTGGCGAAAGTCCCTTAATAAAAATGAGCATCGCCATTGCAGAAAAAGCCGCTCAAACAAATTCTCCTATTTTAGTATATGGGGAAACAGGAACAGGTAAAGAATTATTCGTTCAGAGCATCCATAACACAAGTAATGCCAATGAACCAATTGTTTCCTTAAACTGTGCGGCAGTTCCTGAAAATCTTTTAGAGGGACTTTTATTTGGCACAGCCAGGGGCGCTTTTACCGGGGCAGTGGATCAGCCCGGATTGTTTGAGGAAGCAAGCAAGGGGACTTTATTTTTAGATGAGCTTAATTCAATGAGTACAAATTTACAGTCAAAACTATTGCGTGCTGTTGAAACCGGCAGGATTAGAAGAGTTGGCGAAACTAAAGAAAGGGTTGCCAACCCAAGGATTATTAGTGCCTTAAATCTTCCTCCACTTGAAGCCATTGACAGGAACTTATTGCGTAAGGATTTATTCTACCGATTGGGAGTCATTATGATCAAACTTCCAGCTTTAAGGGAAAGAAAAGAAGATCTGCCCCTGTTAGTGCAGCACTTTATTCAGAAATACAATTACACCTTCAAAAGAAACGTTAGACAGATTGACAATGATGTTTTAGAGCTTTTCAAAAACTATCACTGGCCTGGAAATGTGCGTGAGCTAGAACATACAATTGAATATGCCATGAACCTCATTGGCAGTGATAATGTCATCAAACAGATTCACCTGCCTCCAATTATTTTAGACCAGATAAATTCATCTGATCCATTGGAAGTGGAAACCCTTATTGCTTCATCCTCTAATCACAACCAAAATCTAAAATCACTCATTGCTTCCTTTGAAAGGACAATTATTGAAAACATGCTAGAAGAAACCAGGGGAAATGTCAGTGCTGCAGCAAAAAGATTGGGTCTAAATCGTCAAAGTTTGGATTACAAGGTGAAAAAATATGGCATCTAA